The stretch of DNA TAATTGCCCCTTATAGTGGCGCTTTAGGTCTAAAATTTCCTGCATTTTAAGATACTCTGCATATTCTTTAGCCAGCTTATAAGCTTTATCCAGTTGCTTAAACGCTAGAGAAGATAAGCCTCTATTGTAGAGCAACCTGCCATTTTCAATAGCTGCATTGATGAGTGCACTGGCACTATTATTCTGATGGTATTGACGAAGCAGTTTTAGAATTAATTCAAACAATTGATTTTTAGCAACCGCAAAATGTTTGACAAAAGGCGCCCGTCTAAACTTGATTAATAAAGCATTTTCATCATAGGATGTTTGCTGATTGATGGCTTCGAATAATTTTTGATAGTTGTGTTTGCTTTTTGTAGAAAGGCGAGCATATTTTTTTATGTATTTTTTTTCAGCAGGCTCTAAAGAATGTATCAAGTCATATAAATAATTGGATGCTTTCATTTTTTATTTAAGTTAAAATATTGGTGGTTAGTGTGTTGTGTGCTGTTAGGGAGGTGTGGAGTTTTATAATGGACAAAAAAGTGTATTGCTTTTTCTGAAGGAGAAATTTACTTTTGAAATATAAGAAATAGACAAAAATGTTTTCAGTAAATAAGAGGATTACGACCCTCCTAATTTAACTCTATTCTTTTATTATCCATTTAAAATGAAGCACAAAAGCATTAAATAAATTTAAAATAAAAACAGTTTGTTCACCACATTTTAAACAACTAAAAAAATACAAAGATGAAAAAGCGTAAAATATTTTTTAGCCTATTGGTACTAACTACTTTTTTTATGGCTTGCCAAAAAAAATGGGCTCCTCCAATTGGGTTAGATATCGGTAAATTGGAAGCGAATATTCACCATGAATTAGAAGGAAAGGTCGTTGGCTATGGCTGGGCAGCTTATCGTGATGGCGAATTGATTAGTTCTGGCGGAAAGGGTTGGGCAAGGGCAGAAGGCTATGATAGTGATCCCTCTGCATATACTGCAAATACAAGCAGTACGATTTTTAGTACAACTAAAACGATAACCGCAGCTAGCTTTATAGAAAATTTAGAGGAATGGGGGATTAGTTTAGAGGATAAAATTTGGAATTATTTGCCAGCAGCTTGGACAAAAGATCGCTCATTGAGTAATGTTACGTTCAAGCAACTGTTAAAACACACAAGTGGTTTAGATGGGACGTTTGATCGATATACCCAAATGAGAAACCAAGTCGCTAATGTTGGTCTTACTGGAACAATAGGAGATTGGAATTATGCCAACATCAATTATACCCTTTTTAGGGTCTTAATTCCCAATATAATGAATAGCAATATGGTCGATCAAAAAATACAAGAAAGCGATCAAGCTATTGTAGATTACTGTGCCTATTTATATGAAAATTTTGTGAGTACTAAAATGGCAAAAGCAGGAATGCCTGGATTTCAATACATCAGTACTAACTATTTAGAAGCCTTACCCAAAACATTGTATTACAATTTTGATACCTATAAGAATGGCCCAAGTACAAATGCCAAAGGGCAATTGATGTTTGATTGTCACGATATATCGGGTGCTGGTGGATGGTTTATGAGCCCTGTCCAATATGCAGCATTTATAGATGGTTTGTTCAATAATAAGTTGCTAGATGCTCCTAGTCTTCAGATCATGAAAGATGAACAACTTGGAATGTTTCCAACAACAGGGAAATATGGCACTTATTATACACATAATGGTGGCGGAGGCTGGGGAACTCAAGGCAAAGGAGGACAATCTATTTGGATGCATTACCCTCATGCAAACGTTTCTTTATTCATCACTTGGAACTCTCTTAATAATGATCTTAGTAAAACGAGAAGGGCATTGATAAAAGATGTGTTTGATGAGGCGTATACGGATTAGAAATTTAGTTTATGGAGTAAATTTAAGCTGCTTTTTATAAAACATAAAAAGCAGCTTAATACGATTAACTGCGTTGCTAGGTTAGCTAGTGCTTATGAGCTCCCTGAGGTCGGTTCGTTATCACTCGTGAGCCAGCAAGCTGGGGTCGGTTTTTTAGTAATGTAATGTTTTTATTTAAAGTGTTTAAAGGGCGTTGTTTAATCTAGTATTATAGTGTACTAAAATCAAATTTATTTAAGGTTGCATCTTGCATTATGAACTATAAAAGTGTATATTGGTTTATGTCTAAAGAAAACCTAACGTTAGATACAATAGCAAAAATAGAGCAGGTATTATCTATAGAATTACTTGATACAAAGGTTCAAGTTGAAATAGAGAAAGAACTAGAATATCACTCTGTTCAATCTAAGAGAACAGCTTTTAAAATATTACCCTTAGAGTCGATAGTTGTCAGTGAAAATACATTGGGTTATTCCTCATATAAAATTCGTAGGAATGGATGATATAAAATTTAAGTTGCGCAAAATAGAAACGATACAATTTGCTATCTTGGAAGATCAATATTCTCTTGATAAAGAACCTGCACAATATAAAACAAAGCATAAATTTGGTATCGATTTAATCAATAAAGTGCTCGTCGTTTATTCTAAAGTACAGTTTAAACAGTTAGATACTCCTCCTTTCTTATTAATTGAAGTAGCCTGTTCATTCGAGATAACAGAAAAATCTTGGGAATCGTTGAATGTGGATCATAAAATTATCTTTCCTTGTGATTTTATCGAACATCTGCTTACCATCTCGATAGGGACTGTTAGAGGTATTTTACATACTAAAACAGAACAAACGAAATTTAATGAATTTATATTACCACCAGCAGATGTAACAAATGTGATGGACGGAAATCTTGTTTTTGAAAAAAAATAAAAAGCACAAAAACTTGCATACTAAGAAAAAACGACTAATCTTTGTATCAATGGAACAACAAACCAACATATCCTTTTCTCTACAACAATCTAGCAACAGCTTAGTTGCTTGGTGGTGGACTACTTCCCTTCGATGGCGAGAGTAGCAGACCTCCTATATATCCACTAAAAGATAACATACTCAATATATAGAACTTGCAAATCTCTCGCAGATTTGCAAGTTTTTTTTTGTCTAATTCAATCCATCCAGTCTAAAAATTACAGCATGAATTCAATTAAGTTTAGTACGATCAGCCGTACTCGCTTGGCAGATTTGCATACCCCTGTTAGCATTTATTTGCAATTGCGTGACAAAATAGCACACAGTTTATTGTTAGAAAGTTCTGATTATCAGTCTAAAGAAAATAGCTATTCTTTTATTTGTGCAGCGCCTATTGCAGAAGTCTTGATTCAAAACCGAAGCTTAGCGTATCATTTCCCAAATGGAAAGACAGCGTACACCGATATCCCTCCCAAGAGCAATGTG from Aureispira anguillae encodes:
- a CDS encoding serine hydrolase domain-containing protein; translation: MKKRKIFFSLLVLTTFFMACQKKWAPPIGLDIGKLEANIHHELEGKVVGYGWAAYRDGELISSGGKGWARAEGYDSDPSAYTANTSSTIFSTTKTITAASFIENLEEWGISLEDKIWNYLPAAWTKDRSLSNVTFKQLLKHTSGLDGTFDRYTQMRNQVANVGLTGTIGDWNYANINYTLFRVLIPNIMNSNMVDQKIQESDQAIVDYCAYLYENFVSTKMAKAGMPGFQYISTNYLEALPKTLYYNFDTYKNGPSTNAKGQLMFDCHDISGAGGWFMSPVQYAAFIDGLFNNKLLDAPSLQIMKDEQLGMFPTTGKYGTYYTHNGGGGWGTQGKGGQSIWMHYPHANVSLFITWNSLNNDLSKTRRALIKDVFDEAYTD